Proteins co-encoded in one Salvia splendens isolate huo1 chromosome 4, SspV2, whole genome shotgun sequence genomic window:
- the LOC121799298 gene encoding 26S proteasome regulatory subunit 6B homolog yields MAASAMVLDPKPAAISEPPPSHPAVKSDTPTVDEEDLYGRLKSLQRQIEFIDIQEEYVKDELKNLKRELLRAQEEVKRIQSVPLVIGQFMEMVDQNNGIVGSTTGSNYYVRILSTINRELLKPSASVALHRHSNALVDVLPPEADSSISLLSQSEKPDVTYTDIGGCDIQKQEIREAVELPLTHHELYKQIGIDPPRGVLLYGPPGTGKTMLAKAVANHTTAAFIRVVGSEFVQKYLGEGPRMVRDVFRLAKENAPAIIFIDEVDAIATARFDAQTGADREVQRILMELLNQMDGFDQTVNVKVIMATNRADTLDPALLRPGRLDRKIEFPLPDRRQKRLVFQVCTAKMNLSDEVDLEDYVSRPDKISAAEIAAICQEAGLHAVRKNRYVILPKDFEKGYRSNVKKPDTDFEFYK; encoded by the exons ATGGCAGCATCCGCAATGGTGCTCGATCCTAAGCCTGCGGCCATCTCCGAGCCACCGCCGTCTCATCCTGCCGTCAAATCTGATACTCCCACCGTCGACGAGGAGGATTTGTACGGACGGCTCAAATCCTTGCAGCGCCAGATCGAGTTCATCGATATTCAGGAGGAGTACGTCAAGGATGAATTGAAGAACCTAAAGCGGGAGCTTCTGAGGGCGCAGGAGGAGGTGAAGCGGATTCAGTCTGTGCCCTTGGTGATTGGCCAATTCATGGAAATGGTCGACCAGAACAACGGCATCGTCGGCTCTACCACTGGCTCGAATTACTACGTCCGGATCCTGAGCACTATCAACCGGGAGCTACTCAAACCCTCCGCCTCCGTGGCGCTGCACCGCCATTCCAACGCCTTGGTCGATGTGCTGCCCCCGGAAGCTGACTCCAGCATCTCCTTGCTCAGCCAATCCGAGAAGCCCGATGTCACCTACACT GACATTGGTGGATGCGATATTCAAAAGCAAGAGATTCGTGAAGCTGTTGAGTTACCTCTCACGCACCATGAACTGTACAAGCAGATTGGTATTGATCCTCCTCGCGGTGTGTTACTTTATGGTCCACCTGGTACAGGAAAGACAATGCTTGCAAAAGCTGTAGCCAACCACACAACTGCAGCTTTCATTAGAGTGGTGGGTTCAGAGTTTGTTCAAAAATATCTTGGAGAG GGTCCTAGAATGGTCCGTGATGTATTTCGTCTTGCCAAGGAGAATGCACCTGCAATTATCTTTATAGATGAGGTAGATGCCATTGCAACGGCACGTTTTGATGCTCAAACTGGAGCTGATAGAGAGGTTCAGAGGATTCTTATGGAGCTTCTAAATCAG ATGGATGGATTCGATCAAACTGTGAATGTAAAGGTCATCATGGCTACTAATCGTGCGGACACTTTGGACCCCGCACTTCTCCGTCCTGGTAGACTTGATCGTAAAATTGAATTTCCTTTGCCTGATAGGCGTCAGAAGAGACTTGTTTTCCAG GTTTGTACTGCCAAGATGAACTTAAGTGATGAAGTTGACTTGGAAGACTATGTCTCTCGACCTGATAAAATAAGTGCTGCTGAG ATTGCGGCTATATGCCAGGAGGCGGGTCTGCATGCTGTGAGGAAAAACCGGTATGTGATACTTCCCAAGGATTTTGAGAAAGGATACAGAAGCAATGTGAAGAAGCCAGACACTGATTTTGAGTTTTACAAGTAA